In Spodoptera frugiperda isolate SF20-4 chromosome 3, AGI-APGP_CSIRO_Sfru_2.0, whole genome shotgun sequence, the genomic window TTCATATATCGTATTTTCATCTTATTATCTGGTTTTGTTGAAGTTTTAAACTGGAATTCATTCATATATTTAtcttaaattaatgttttagatTCCTGGTGATTCCTTTTATCATTCAACAATGTATAGTTTAAtcgaatagtttaattaatattcctCATTCCACGTGTATCAAGAGTATTTTGGTGAAGAACGTTGTTATTATTGttggaataattaaaatacttaaactgagtattttgttgattttgagGGTTTTTTAGTGCTTCTATCTAGCTTCGTGTGTCAAAACCTCTATAGTTTTCAAATTCAGCACCCAAAATCAGTGCCTCAAGCTATCAGCAGACATATCTATTacaaataattgatttattcaCCAATTTAAAAATTCAAGATTGCTTTTAAGTCTTTTTAAAAAGAACTTACCAGCTATAGAAATGTTAGGTTGTTTCATCAAAAGGAGTAATGATCAATCTTCgatcaaaatgaaataatatacagtgaaataatatatacagattttttctaattatttaaattttcatttggcTTTCTTATAGACCTTGATTATGGGTTTATCAAAACTCCATGCATGCATGGCAGGCAAGCTGCAGATTGTAGTTCTAAAGGTCCAAGTTTACAAGGGAGTGCTGCTCGGTCGCGGTTGATTGTGCACTTGCATAGTCTCAACGAAACCTACTAGAAGAATAGGATAGTGTCTACAACTGCATTTTATTACCCTCTCAATAAGACATGCCTCATAtagattatttatcaatactattttattttttattttccatgGATGTTTGGCAGCCATAAAATCAGCCATAAGATCACGAACACGTAACAACCACGCGAGTGATCCATGATCCATTATCGAAGAAACCTTTGGTCAGGATCCACTTAAGACTTCTTGTCAATCACAAATTAGGtagttgttaaaatatttatattggagATGTTAAGATAGATGAGCTCATATCCTAGAAATAGATTGAAGATGTTGTTAAAAGATGAATAAATTTCAAGggaaaatacttatattaattcGTAATATACCAGGAAGAAACAACCTGGATGCAGTTCGTGCTTTGCTGTAGCtatgattaatattttgtagCTAGCAATGCTGGTTTCAATTAAGtagtagtattttaaaataataatggctTTTTGAAGCCaaggtatttattttctatcGAATCTGAATCTAATGATGAAAGCTCATTTCTAGTTACGATTTTAATACTAACTACGatctaataattttatcaacGTGAACAAATTGTtgaaatttttctttaaaaagtttGTGTTTTCTAAAAAGTCAAGCAAAGTCACAAACAATTATATAAATGAACATTGATTCAATGTTTCGATCCTGTCCAGATTATTCGATCGATAATTCGATTCATccaaatcatttatttggtaAAATGGTTCGATCCTGTTTCCATGTGTCTAATATTCGTTAATGTATATAGATATTGGAATTTACCTCATTACACATTCTTGTTACCTTATTCCTTACTACAAGTAAAAGCGTATTGCATTCAGCCATTTTACAAATGCTCCGAGCTCTTGGGGTGATACAGTAATGTGTTTATGCATGAAACCACGTGCGCGCACCAGAGAGGAGGATTGCAACGATGCATGTTTAGCGATTTGTGAGGCCTTTCGGTAGCCATAACATTGATATTTAAGATTTTGTGTCTTATTATACAAAGTGctttcaatttaaaaagttattggaAACGTTAAAGTTCTCCAAAGTTTGCAGTTTAAGATACACGTTGCAGATACTTTCGTTACTGAATATTCGGTACCGTACTCGTAGTATTAggtattttagtatatttttaatggagaaagttatccaatgatttctgtcgctttgggtgaggcgagagggagtgtcagactcttactgactaaaaaccaccacgttcctactcctagttTTCGAGCTCAAGGCCCGATAACCCGTTAGGCGGTCCGCAGGCATTtgatttcgaaaaaccgaagaaAAAAGGAACACTTACCTTTTTAGAAAAGGGATTGAGTTGAGACATAAGGTTGTACGTATAAAAGTATGTatgcatttatttacatataaatataaatgtttatattatacgcATTGAATAGCATTAATATCTCTGTGAGAGTAATAACATTGTGCTAGTGTTTAGAGTGTAAATacagttgtttattatttctagTTTCACTCCATGGctaaatttaatttcagcaaagtCATCATGATATACTACATGAATATCACGCTTAGTATACCTGACTGGTTATACATGTTGTACCATATTAAGGTTAACAGAAACCATATATAACAGCTTTTTCTTTCTCATACTCGCCTCGGGTGGGacatctaccatgaaacggtggcACTTCGCCGATCGTCTTGTAGTTCGATGATgtaaaggactagggggaatcaagttgtgcaattccctcACACACTTACCGAAATGTATCCGATAAAAAACCGAAAGGCTTGCAACTTTGCACCTGTAATGATCTGGAAGTCATGGCCTATGTTCAGCTGTTGACTTCTAATTTCTAACCcaagtaacaaaatatgataataaaactCTCATAACAGACTTGGCGAGAGAAAAACCACTAAGAGACAGTTACTACTGCTGTAAGTCTGTAAACTCTGTAAAGTCTGTAAACCGTGCACTACAGGAGAACTTTGTTACTTGGGAACAGGATAATGTTGATGAAGTCGATATGGAACCAAGCATTAGCATATTTGATccattttacaatttaatctACACCGATATCTGATCTATCGCTTCATTTAAAGTATTGTGATTAGCAGCACTCTAATAAGGCACTCGCTGACGTATACAGTGTGGTGTTAAAATTAGAGGCAATCGTGAAAAATGGATGATAACTGTCATTTAATAGGAGAGCAAATACTTATAGTAGTATTACAAATATTGACTTGGACTTGGCTAGTCTTTACTGGGATCAGGCGGCATCCGAGATTAGCCGCATTTAGATTACGTCTGATAATTAATAAACTGACTATACGATTGGTGGGGCTGGGCgactggctgccgcgcagcgtgtagcgggtttgatacTCACACAGAAtacactctttgtgtgatccacacattatcttagtatgtttgtaaaggcatTCACGACATAGGAAGAGATCCTAAGCCATAAATGAATAAACACTCTTTGCTTTTCAAATGCGTGGTGTAAGAATCGATGAAGagactaaaattttaataaaaagtgacCCATTAACTGGGCCTACTCATGCACTTTGAGCCTTTTAAACTGCGAACTCCATTCCCACTCgccaagcatgtagcgtaggtTATGGTAAACCCTTCCTTTGCAGAAGAGGCCTAAAGTTCTGTTGACTTATCGATTCACCAAATAATACGTAAAACGGTCTCGTAATTTCTTTGATATAGAATTGTGTGTGCTGAACTAGACAAAAAGAAATAACTCGAAATCACATATGTATgtctaataaatcaataatttataatacatgaCACGTTTGCTGTTCCCAAACCATAACGAGTAATTAGtttaataagtaagtaggtacatcttgtagtgaaagaggtatgtaagttTCGTAGcgattggcattccattgtctctgcctacccccattagaggcaggcgtgaggttatgtgtatgtttggtATATCTTGTTTATAAAGTCTAAAGCAACATGCAACGTAGTCTGTACAAATCTTGAAGTCTAACGAAGCGCCATCTGCTTTCGTGGGAACTTCATTTGGGAACTAAAACTTAGCTTCTGGGTAACTAACGTTGTTCTGACAAGTTGCCTTAAGTCAGTAAATTCATTTAAGTTCTAACATCAATGGTTATGTTACAAATTTTAtgtaacattgttttttattacatcGCATTTAACAGTCCATCGTTACATTACGCCTTTTTGTCTCCGAAAGGGTAGatagaggtgtacattacggcacgtaatgtcactgtacaatgtacacctacttttcaccatttgtgttccaagtcccatgtaataacgggtgagcgtattgccattatactggacacaattccagactccgtgctattactgagaaattttaaaaacccgaaataagcccagtaataagtgatcgaacccgagacctcatGCGCTACtagcgaccattcgaccaacgaggcagttttttaatagtttttgtaacataaaataattaattttctcgaTTCTCAACTATCTATCTATACCTTTCAGATAACCACATCAGTGGTTAAAACGTTCATGACCCACGTACCATCAGGCTGGTTCGTGGTGGTTGAAGCTGAGCTAGTGTACATGCTGCCAGACCACACGATGATCAGCGCCCACAAGAGAAGGAAGCTGCATCATCGACAGAAGAAGGAGATATGGGAGACTCTTAAAGACGCTTTGGAACAGTGAGTTTGAATTTCATCGCATtgttctaaatataatataggtatataaaatagtGATCTTTCAAAACATCGAAtcgtaaaatgaaatgaaagtgGCCTGTGAGCTTTTGGGCTATAGGAAAACAAGTTTTGGATAAATATGAGACAGGAATTTTAGAGATTTCATTCCTACTGGATTCCCctattgtttgaatattttcttaaaatggAGTTTGCTGTTTAAATAATCGTATAAAGTACGGAGCAATCTTTCTGTGATGTACTAATAAATTGTTCTTTCGggtgtgggtgtcatgtgtttgtgaacttgtatgtttgtaaatgtacccacgacacaagaggaaATACGAGGGCATggcaacgtatttttttaaatattgtcaaGATTAGGACATATTGATTGACGGTGTAATTGATATACTTAATAATGtcattttcatacaattttctttGTCTTCCAGGCGCAATATGAATGGGCGGGCCTGCATCATACGCACGATATGTGAGGCCAAGATGCGGTTGGCACCAAAAGGAAAGTCTCTCGTTCATGATATACTGAGAGCTATGTTCACGTAAGTATCGATTCGATGAtcactaattattattagttatcaATGCTAAGTTCCAGATATATCAAAGAGCTCTGTTTcattatggaataagccggtaaccgagcagatggatcacctgatggtaagcaatcgccgccgcacatggacacttgaaacatcagaagcgttacaagtgcgttgccggcattttgagcgttaggaatttaaaggttgttggggaatcggggattaggaagattgggcctccggtaaccgcactTATACAACAAAACTCAACGCAaagtttgtttcacgtcggttttctgtcaggCCGTGGGATACCAATATTGGCGtggccgaagcatggctctcccacacttaactcatcataaaataaaacgtctCATTTTCCCAAATTGACCTTTACAGCTCAAGTGAGACGTATAAAGACGAGTCCTCTATAAATTGGGCGTATTACTGAATTAAGATCACAGTATTAAGGAGAGATTACTGAACTTCTAATTATGTAACATTACTAGCGCTTAGAGAATGAATGTACGTAATAAGTACGGATAGTTTCAACACGTTTAATTTATCATTGCAGTGATTAGGGGTACTACGATTATAACATAGTAGATGCCTTAATTccattactttaatatttttattaatactagcgactcgccccagtttcgcatgggtgcaatggatATCTccatattatgcctgtattatacatataaacatcctcttgaatcactctacctattacaaaaaaccgcatcaaaatccgttgcgtaattttaaagatttaagcatacagacaaacaaacagacaaaaatagcgactttgttttatattatgtagtgattaTACTGATCACGTTTAAATctatatatttcaaaaatttttcaaaaataatgcttataaagtacattaaatcaataaataaaacattacacacacatgcatagtatctgatcgtatttgacaaaacgtcaaaatcgatagatattgcgatgatattctcacgtctcatatgaaaagagttttataaaagagtttgagttaaataaaaattatccttcaacgtacgttaagtggtattgtaaattaaatcatatatggtcgaatttcggccactaggcgaccactagttggAATAATATGGtaaatgactattttttattttaatatccgttttgtagattaatttaaactattattCACGTATTTCTTTACAATACCAAACTTTCGAagttatatcgatttaaaatgtcGCGTGACATCACtgctaggtacattttatacgtacaaatgacgtatttgcttccactcccaaactttgattcgttttatccaagtattgttattttatacgagaaaataaataaaaatctatttagcgCGTCTAATAGTTTTtatgacggactaaatagatttttaattttcgtgcACCGTCATCATCCCGATTGTTTAATTTGCATTGGAATACATTAGAACGCAAGACCCTTTTCCTGGTAGCCTAAAAACGATAGTTGAGTaattggtaatttattttttcttggaTTTTATGGTCGAATCtcaatacatattaataaaaaaatacatttaattttttgtctatttattaCGTAATCACATAAAGGATTACCACTGTCAACTGAGCAACCATTAGAAAATCCatcatagataaataaaatataattttatacataatatacatctGAGACTTCAATAATTAATCACACCAACAAATACACCCCTGGGAGATCCATTCGAATTTTACGGTACATAAGTCCTAAtcttaaaatatgtatgaataaTTCAAAATCTTTGATAATATCCCACTATAAGATAACCGCATCGCGTCATTGCTGAGTTCTCAACACGCTAATTGCCTTATAATCCGAATACGTGATCCATATACGTAGCGGGATTACGTCATAACATTACATACTATGAAACAAGGAACTGGGACGAATCAGGATTCACCACACGAGAATTTTctaaaacacaaaatacattGCTGGTTTTATTCGCGGTATCATTTGTTGTTGTGTGACAAAACGGCAGTGGATTGCGTTACGTGAGTTAAAGTTTCTTGGAAGGTTTAGGGTTGCATAGTGGCTCCTTAGAGATGTCTCTCGTAGGCGATTCTCATTGTTAAAATTCTCTTTAAACTTTCATAAGTGGTATTGTGGAGGAAAATTGGTGGATGACGTCACGTCAGGGTTGGTTTGGATAGAACCCAGTTTGGGGAATTGTCCTCAATATAAGATTGAGGAAAAAATGGGTTGGGTTTGTTTTTGCCTTATTAGTTACAGAGGCAATAATCATACGTCATCGCATTTTTTATTGGCGTTGGTAGaggtgtacaattgtacacaTTGTTAAATGTAACAGTAATAGGAGTAGCATTGGGTTTTTTGCAGGCagacatattttttcatatttgttattttccaCCCCATTGTACCTTATTAACTAATATACATCAAATacgtatatattattataagcttTATAAATGAAAAGGAATAATTAACTAGGTCTAGATTGCAGGTTATGTCGCCCTCACTAGATCACATAGTCCTTCCATGATATCGGTTGCAGGATATTATGCAACCGATATCGTAAAATGTTTTGAACTAGtccaatatttaatttattcaacttatatttttaactgacttctgTAGTTAATGATTATATTTACCTGTCATTACTTGTAAATGTAGATGCACACTacttatgtttaattataattattagtctTATCTTTCTccttaagaataaataaataaataaatatgaaacttTGACTCTCCATAAAACTCccaaatacatataaatttaAACAAGAAATGAATTGGAGATAGCAGCTGTTTCTCCGCAACTGTTAGCCATAGAATAATCGACTATAAAGTATTCATACACCGTACAGGAACAGCTGGTGATATTACGTATTGCTATAAGGATGGAAATTGTATGAATTACATACTGGACCGTCTTATGTTCTTAGTCATATAGTATTCAAGTGCTATTTCAAttcctatgtatgtatttatgtagtaATTGTTTATGTATAGGAATCGtagatttatgtatgtatgtatttgatgATTTAGACTTTTTAAGTAGAGTTTTCTAGTTAACGTTGAAGTAGGTagctaatattttaatgatgaatTATGTAAATGGGTAATTAATTTGTCGTTGTCGTACGAAAGGGTGGTTTAAATATGATTATCTTTTCAAATTATGGATATAAAGGTTCCACTATTTTTAGAATACTTATTATTGTACATTTATCATCGAATTTGAATCATGTTATcgcaattatattttaaccaaCCAATTTTAAGGACGAGAACACACTATTcccaaacattaataaataattttcatttcaggGCACCCTTAGAAGAAAGGGAGTTTGTGGAAGAAATGGGTTTGACATACAATGAGTTATTGGAGCCCGACTTCTGTATGAAAGCGAATGACTGCCCGCTGTCTATACTCAGCGTCATTTTGGATTTAAATCGGAAAAGATAGCGATGGGTTATTAAAGAGTGCATTGTTAAAACTGTTATgctgtagttttatttttcatgaaatgaaatgaattaacGACCTGGCTGTTTTTTCATAAAGTTGCACGAGTACATACAATGTGCCCATGAGTCTTGCCAATGAgtcacttataatattagtagactTAGAACAAATCGGACAAAAACTaactgagaagttttcgaaagaaacgaaaataaaacttgGTGACATTTTACTCTACATaccatacctctttcgcttcaacagtcatcagtcttctCATACATTGTAGGTTAAggatgatttttatttcattaattaatgtaacaaaaaagCTTATTTACTACTTCAGAAATTGTGAAGATAAAATAGCTCTTTATTAAAAGTTCCATCTATTTCATCAccaaaatcaatttaattttctaagCTATTCCCGAATACACATACCTATATAACTGAGGcaagttaaaactaaaataaatgtcgCCAATATCAGTCTCTTTCGTC contains:
- the LOC118274036 gene encoding uncharacterized protein LOC118274036, coding for MDIQAYFLLVILILIGHVSSASSVNSTKECPNIKTSLVSVRKRRHLAFPPGSAASITTSVVKTFMTHVPSGWFVVVEAELVYMLPDHTMISAHKRRKLHHRQKKEIWETLKDALEQRNMNGRACIIRTICEAKMRLAPKGKSLVHDILRAMFTAPLEEREFVEEMGLTYNELLEPDFCMKANDCPLSILSVILDLNRKR